Below is a window of Pogoniulus pusillus isolate bPogPus1 chromosome 2, bPogPus1.pri, whole genome shotgun sequence DNA.
agcctttgggcactgcaagccttggaataggctgcccaggggagtggagTTGCTAccactggaagtgttcaaaaagcaTGTAGATGTAGGACCCTGGGACAGGAGTTAGTAGACATGGTGGGTGTCAGTTCCATGATTGAAGACCTTAGATGTCTTCTCCAGCTTTAATGACTCTATGCAGGCCCGAGGTGCAAGCTTGAAGGAAGGAcaaacaggagcagggagaatgATGGAGCTGGTCCCCCAAAGTGATGTGTTTGGGCTGGACTACAGCTTGATGCTGTAGCTGCCCTTTTCACCTGGTCCCAAGGTAGatccccctgcccccagccttaCTCAGCCAATGCCCAGGAACAGCCAAAGGTAGCTGTGGAGTGGGAGAGATGTGGTGCCACTGTGCAGGCAGATCCCCTAGGGTGAaccctctgcctccagctgtgTGTGATTCTCAGAGCTAGGCCCTGTGCGCCCAGTAGGCATGGGGTGCAACACCCATCTTGGCATCTCCCAGCCAGCACCCCAGAGTAGGCTGCGCATCCCAGCCTTGTTCTGtactccagcagtgcccagtgcccaAACCCTCCTGCACCTTCACCTGGCGGTACAATTCAACCCGTCCTGCACCCTGCCTGGGTCCCGTACCCTAAAGCCTTGCCTGctctcacctcccccagccACCCCTTGGGATGCAAATCCTCTGGGATGCCCTTCCTGCAGTCCCACCgtaagagcagctgcagccggCACTGAATCACGGTGGGGGGAGGGTGGTGCGTGTGAATACGCTGCAAGTCGGGGGTGAAGGGGGGCATcggctggggtgggggtggcagTTTGCGGGCACAGGGTGGATGAGCTCAATATACACGGTGCAGATGAGGATCGCGGTACTCGGGTGCTGGACTGAGGGGATCAGTGCCCAGGCAAGgatggggctgtgctccagcgtGGAGAGGGTGAGGGCCGTGGCCACGGCCCTGCCCTGCGATTTAACCCCGAGCACAGAGGGCACAAGCACCTGCACCCCCAGCATGGCCGGGCGCAGCAGCTGAGTCACCCCACAAGGCCGAGACAGCAGCGGGGCAGATGCCTGCACAGGCTGAGGAATAGAACCGGGTCCGTGGGACAGGAGACCCAGCCGCGGCCGCTGCCGCCTCCACGGGCCGCACGGTGCCCGCAGCGcgggggctgccctggctgaGCACTTGCACCCTAACAGGCGCCGTGGCGGAGCGAACGCAGCGTTAGGGCGCTGCGGCAGCGGCTGCACCGCGGCAGCGGAAGCCCGGGAGGGAAGCACCAGCTGGGGCCGCCGGCCCCGCCAGCAGGTGCGGGAGGCAGAGCGGCCGCGCCCCGCGCGTAACCGGTGACACGTCGTGCCGCACGTCCCGGCCGCCCCGGCCCTGCGCGCCGCGCCAGAGCGCAGCACGCTGGGAGCTGTAGTCCGGCCCCCGCCCGCGGCCTGGCCCCGCTCGCCTCGACGGAGCCCCGGCAGCCCTTGGCCCGCCTGCTCCCTTGCCTTCGGGTAACGTCGCGGCTCCGGAGGGCCTCGGTGCTGCAGCGCCGCGGGGACGCTGGGGCTCCGAGTGCTCCGGCGGGCAGGGCCATGCGGGCCACAGCGGcgctcgctgctgctgctgccgccggcgTTTCCGCGGGCGGGGGACGGAGCCTGGGGACGGGATGAGcgagcaggaggagggcagccGAGTCCTGCTACCCGCCCAAGTGCAAGCACGGCAGCGTAAACGCTAATTGCACGCAGACATCTCACTGTATTAATGACGGGGAGGGCCAGATAACGCCGGGAAGGCGGCAGTTACACCACCGTGCATGTGGAATGCTTAGAGTGAGTGGGGGTAGGAACTGTCCTGCGCAGCGGTCCCTCAAGTTGCctgtcccagcagagctgcatttGTGTGCAGGGATGTGCGGAACCTGAGCTGCCTGAGCGTCCTCGCCTCTGGGCTGTGAGATGGGGCTGGCATCACGGAGGAGCCAGCCCTGAGGCCACTGCGGGAACCGGACTGTCCCATGGTGAGAGGTGAGGGCAAGACCCGATTGCTCTTTTGCAGATGGACGGCTCTgatgagctggagagcagcctcctgacccagccctgggcttctGTTTGCTTTGGCAAGTCCACTTTTCTTGCCAAGGTATGCTTCAGGGACAGTGGCTACGTCCTGCTGATCTCCGACCTCAGCAGCGTTTGGTACGAGAGTGCAGATACTGAGGCTGTGGGACAAAGGTCCAAGGTGAGTGTTTGGAAAGTCCAAGGACCTGCTTTTCTCCATGCAGTGAGGGCCGTGGACAGCTTGGTGACACAACAGCTGTTGGGCTTGACAGGGCTTGGGTGCAAACACCCAGTGCAAGAAGTCCCTGGCTGGCGATGCCCAGGCGCTGTCACCCAGGTTACCCAAGCCCCTTCTCCTGGCCAAGCTATTTatcagggctggggcagccagGTGTTCACAGGGGTTGTGTGCTGAGGCCAGCACACTTGTTCCACTCGTGGCCTGAATGGGCAGGTGGTTTCTCCCAGACCAGCATACTAAGGAGGAGCTTGAAACAAGGCTGCCTTCCCACCAGCGGCAGAGACTGCTGTCCACGTTCACAGCCAGGCACGGCCTCCCACAGACTGTCTCGGCAGCATCTTTCCCTAGCTTGGGTGCCCAGCCCCCATGCTGACCCTGTGTGCCACGTTCCTCTGTCACAGTGTCTGTGCTCAGTGGCTGGTGGCAGGAGGGGTGGGCATGTGGTGGTAGCTATCCCTCAGCTCTAGCAGGTGAGCTGAGCCATGACAGCTTTTGGCCAGCCTGTTACACTTGTGGTGGCATGCAGGGCAGATACTGGGGACCCTCTCAACTTGCTCAGCACCCAGACTCTCCTGGGCTGGCAGGCTGTGGTAGCCTTGCCAGTTTGGCTgacctgggagagctgttgggGAATGTACTGTCAtggggctggaagctgaggcccgaagaaggtttttttgttgggggTGCTTGGATATGCAAAGGCAGTTTGGCTCCTTCTGTGCTCAAGtttctgttgcctttttttccccctctgagtGCCAAGCTCCCCgcagtgaggctgcagcccTAACCTTGCCTTTCCTCAGGAGCTGAATAAGCGTCTGACAGTCCATGTGTCCTCCTTGCTGCACCACTTGTCAAGCCTGATGAGCCCTTTGCTGGCAGGAGAGACAGACACCACCACCTCTTTCTCCTGCCACCATGTTGCTGGTGGCCTCAACCTGCACCTTAAAAGTGAGCTTTCAGGACTGCCGTTCTGCTGGAACTTCCACTGCTGCactgcacctccagagatggtgagcaaagctgcagagaatTTGGGGAGGAACATGTCCAAAattcatggaattatagaatgacttggtttggaaggcaccttaaacaTAAtgtagttccagccccctctgccgtgggcaggagCACCTTCCACTAAATCAAATTGCTCAGATCcccgtccagcctggccatgagtgCTTCCAGGGGTTATGGGATGTCTCCTAATGCTTcaggatgaagctggtgagaggcctggagcacagccctatgaggagaggctgagggagctggaggtgtgcaacctggagaagaggaggctcggggcagaCCTCATGAGAAGGAGTTTGAGATCTCCATGCTCTGGCATGGCCTTTATttctgtggccaggctgagccCACAGGAGAGAGGACAGCAAACCCCACATCATTGCTGTCCTGAAgggacaactacctgaagggaggctgtagtcaggtgggattgggctcttctgccaccagcaacagaacaaggggacacagcctcaagtgtgccagggcaggtctaggctggatgtgaggaggaagttgttgtcagagagagtgattggcattggaatgggctgcccagggaggtggtggaggcaccgttcctggaggtgttaaagccaagcctggatgaggcacttagtgccatggtctggttgattgtccaaggctgggtgctaggttgggctggctgagcttggagctctcttccaacctgcttgattctgtgcttctctttgGGTGATagagagctctgctggtgcctatagagtgcccagctctgcctgctgcccttcccAGACTTACTGTCCCTGTTTCTTCCCACTGAGGCTTTGGTGCCCTGGCTGGTGCCtcacagaggggcaggaggggcgcagcagcagtttgggatgctgcctgtgcccagcacagcgATCTGCTTGCCTCTCCTGTGGTGCATGCACCGGCGGTGGGCACGGGGAGCTGGCTGGCACGGGGAGCTGcgggcggctgcggcggcggaGGGAGCACCACCAGGCTCTCCCCGGCTCCCGAGGGCTCTCACCACGAGCCTGCCGAACGCTCTGGTTTCGCCGCTCCGCTCCCGGCCGGCGCCGTCCCCCCGGGGCCCTGCGGCGCTGCGCGCACCAGAGGGCGCCCGGCCCCCACTAACGGGCGCGGAGCAGCCCCGGGCCGGGCCTGCGGCTCCGCTGCTGCCAGCGCCACCACGGGAGGCGCCTGCCGAGATCCCTGACACCCGCGGGGCCTCCGGGTCAGGACCTTTCTGCCTGCTGCGGGGTGGTGCCTGGCACGGGCGGTGCAGAGGGCTCCCGGCTGCGGCAGGGCGCATCTGCCCCAGCGCTCCCGGCCCGGCgtgggtgctggggctgctgcccacctcGGGGTCACCGCATCGTgggatcagtcagggctggaagggaccacaaggagcagccagttccaacccccctgccatggccatggacaccctaccctagagcaggctgcacacagcctcagccagcctggcctcaaacacctccagccatggggcctcaaccccctccctgggcaacccattccagcctctcaccactctcctgctcaacaacttcctcctcacatccagcctcactctccccacctccagctttgctccatttcccccagtcctgtcactccctgacagcctcaaaagtccctccccagcttttttgtagccctcttcagatcctggaaggccacaagaaggtcccctgggagcctcctctgctccagcctgcacagccccaactctttcagtctgtgctcacagcagagctgctgcagccctctcagcatcctcctggccctgctctggacacactccagcatctccacatccctcttgtcatagtggctcctgaactggatgcaggactccaggtggggtctcagcagagcagagcagagggggagaatcccctccctggccctgctggccacactgctgctgctgcagcccaggctctgcttggctctctgggctgcaagtgcacactgctggctcctgttgagcttctcctccagcagcacccccaagtccctttcctcagggctgctctccagccactcactgcccagcctgcatttgtgcttggcattgcctcgacccagctgcaggaccttgcacttggtcttgttaaacctcctgagcttggcttgtgcccacctctgcagcctgtccaggatccctgccctccagcctggctgctgcagcatacagcttggtgtgggcagcaaacttgctgaggctgcactcagtgcctctgttcaAGGCACCCGCAAAGATCTTGAACCAgagtggtcccaggactgatccctgagggactttgcttgtcactggcctccacttggccatggagccattgacagtcactctttgggtgctgccatgggctgcagcagatgatGAGCAGGAAGCTGTGCCACATGCCCTGTGAACCagggcagcccagcctggctctagCCTGAGGCATgtgcccagagctctgcatgGTGCTTGTGCATCCATGAACTAAAGGTGGGCACGGTGGGCTGTAATGGGGAGCTGAAGTCTGCACAGGTTCCACACATTGGAATTCTTTGTACTTTTAAACTTATCTCCCTGTGAAAGTCTCCTGGCCACAGCTTGACACCTCAGACCCTCtgttcttttgcccagttgtGTCTTTTTCCTGCATAGTGACATCTCATGGGGAGGGTTTTAGTGGCACATGATGGAGTCTTTGCCTCTTGCTGCACCACACATTTAGGGTGGAACACTGCCTACCCATTAACCCTGTCCTCATCAGGCTTTTCCACCCAagccctcccctgctccatccTCCAGCTGTGAAGGGATGGGGCTGGCATGGAGGGACATGTCCAAAAGCATCTTGATCACTTCCCACTGGTTTTGGATGAGATGTGAGGTATACCCAGCTCACCTGGGATGCAGCTCTTGCTGAGGCCTTGCTGGCTGCCATGCTTTGACTCCTGTATAGACAGCCATGTGCCTTTCTGGACCTTTCCTGGAGTGTTCCTCCTCCATCCTAGGTGTCCCGTCACCTCCTGCGGCCTCTGGTTCAGatgagcctggctctgcagtaCCAGGTGCAAGAGctgacctccctgctgctccagaaggatgctgagatTGAAGACTACAGGGAGAGTGGAGCCACTCTCAGCAGAGGTGAGGAGGGATGCCCAGGACTGAGACAGGGGCAAGCAGGGAGTCAGTTTCCTCCTTAGCACAGGGCTGGCATGCtcttctcctcctggctggtaGCCAGCCGGGCCTGTGTTTCAtgctcagctgtgccagcagtgtgacgGTGGCCAGCAGACTGGGGagcacccctggggagggctggaggaggaacagCTCTTGTCCAGTAGCTGGAGGAGTTGGGGAGTTGCCAAGGGACTCTGCTTCACCGAGAGcacctggctgctccccaggagctagccaggatgccagtgagGGCTGGCCTTGGAGCAGTGTCAGGCTCCCTTCCCAAGGGCTTGGAGAGCCACCAGGGGCTCTTGgctcccctgctgcaggaagcacACCTGTGAGCATGACCTCCCTTCCAGTGCCTAGCCCACCTTGCCCTcgaggggcacagggaggggaagcCTTTGTAGGATGTGGGTCAGGACCTGGCTAGGGAAACCACCTTGTCAGGGGGAAATACACAACctctgcccatggaggttggcTGGGCACTGGTTTGGGATCATCCCTTGCTAGTGCTGTgctttgtcctgctgccagaGATGATACCTGCCTTCCCATGGGAGCCTTGCCCCCTGAGATGTGGTGTCTGATGGGGGTCAGCCCTGATTTTTGTATCATGGTCAGGAAGATGATGTGGTCTAGAGCTGCATTGTCTGTTCAcactcccttccctccagctgtgtgctggctctgcagggctcagagcagccaggacaaGCCAGCGTGGGTCCCAGGAATGATGCTGGTGGGCAGGTGGACCTCTTTTGTGTCTTgcttgagcagggcaggaatctGGGAGGAAGCTTTTTaccagtgctgctgagcaaaGCTGGCCAAGTGCttctcacagactgcattgggttggaaaggaccctcaaaggtcatcttctccCACTGCCCTTTGGTGAGCTGGGGCgcctccagctagatcaggctgcccagggccatgtcaagtctgatcttgaatgttttcAGGCACAAGGCCTCAATGGtgtccttgggcaacctgttctcattgtaaagagcttcttcctaatgtccagcctaaatctactctgctccagtttagAACCCTTGCCCCTGTGTTGTTGCTCCAAGCCCTCCgtccccagccttcttggagATTTCCTTCAAATATGAAATGTAGCTTTaagctgtccctggagccttctctcctctgggctgaacacccccaattctttcagcctgtcttcagaggagaggtgttccagcccagttatctttgtggctctcctctgtgcctgctccatCTCCCCTGTGTtgggagccccagagctggacactgtactccaggtgaggtctcaccagagctgtgTAGAGTGGCAGAATTACCTCTCTTGATCTGGCCACACttattttgatgcagcccaggacacaattggctttctaggctgcaagtgcacattgctggcttatgtccagcttctcatccagcagtacCTCCAAgtcaagagacctccaagctcatccagcccaacctagcacccagccttggacaatcaaccagaccatggcactaagtgccccagccaggcttggcttcaacacctccagggacagcaactccaccacctccctgggcagcccattccaatgccaatcactctctctgccaacaacttcctcctaacatccagcctagacctgccctggcacaacttgacactctgtccccttgttgtgttgctgcttgtctggcagcagagcccaaccccacctggctacagcctcccctcagggagttgtagacagcaatgaggactgccctgagcttcctcttctgcaggctgcacacccccagctccctcagcctctcctcacagggctgtgctcgaggcctctccccagccttgctgcccttctctggacactttccagtaccccaacatctctcttcaattctgCTAACTGGGTGACATGTCCCTAGCCCAAGGGCCCTGCTGGACTTGCTCTCTGGCTCCAAGATAAACATGCTGGGATGAGTTGTCCCCTTGCTGCTCCCTCACCCCACAGGCAGAGGAAGGGGAATCCAGGGTAAGAGGTCTTGCCAGACCTGTCCAGGTTGATCCCTGCTCTCCCTTGCAGACCGCCTACGGACAGAGCCCTTCCAGGAGGAGGCATTTCAGCACAGCTTCATGGTCAAGGTAAGAAGCAATGGAAGTTCTCTTGCCTTTGGTAAAGGGAAGATGAGATGCTGGcaacagcagccccagagcaagatgtgccaggctgggtgtccCCATCTGATAGGGCCAGTTGGATTTATGTGGAGAGTGATTATGCCAAAAGCTCACCCAAGGCCTTTCTCACATCCTTGCACCTGGTCTGCAGGGTGAGAAGAGCTGGGGGCACACCTGATACGGCCAGATGTCAACATGGCACCGTGTCTTGTCGCCCTCTCATCACTGCCTGGCTTCTGGAACTTGCCAAGGGTGTGAGTTGGGCTGGCTGTTCCACGGGAGTGTGTCATCCCTGGGTCATCCTCACCTGCCTCCCACACTTGCTGTGGACCTGaaacttgctgtggccctgcttatggcaggcaGGAAGCGAGGGAATGAGTAGAAGCCGTCTGCTCCTTTTGGTCCATCTTCTGCTTTTAAGAGTGGCTTTATTGTGGCTCATCAGGGGGCAAGTGCCTTTCAGCCTGTTACCTGTGCTGTGCCCACCATTCTCCCCTTGGCACACTCAGCTCTAAAGTCAGACACGTGCTGTAGGGAGAGTGGAAggagagaatcataggatcagtcagggttggaagggaccacgaggatcatgtagctccaacccccctgccatgggcagggacaccctaccttagatcaggctagccagagtcccatccaggggcctcaaccacctccctggccaacccattccaggctctcaccactctcatgctgaacaacttcctcctcatgttcagcttgaatctacccatctccagctttgctccattccctctagtcctgtcactcctgagTCTTTCCTATGATCCTTTTTCATTACTTGCAATAATGGCAGAAGCACTAAAATACTT
It encodes the following:
- the NHEJ1 gene encoding non-homologous end-joining factor 1, which produces MDGSDELESSLLTQPWASVCFGKSTFLAKVCFRDSGYVLLISDLSSVWYESADTEAVGQRSKELNKRLTVHVSSLLHHLSSLMSPLLAGETDTTTSFSCHHVAGGLNLHLKSELSGLPFCWNFHCCTAPPEMVSRHLLRPLVQMSLALQYQVQELTSLLLQKDAEIEDYRESGATLSRDRLRTEPFQEEAFQHSFMVKSLPQICGAGEGQAFASALQQLYVAVTQQEQKRQRLEDAEGLAFAAETTAHPHPPPPSQEDEAAISSEQTTPASSPAQKPRLPAAKAKPKKAKGLFS